The genomic window CCCTTTTCCGGATGGTGAACGCGTGGACCGACCTTTTGGCCATCCCAGTGGATGCGGTGTGAGGCCGGCCCTCCCCGGCCCGCACCCGCAGCGACGCTCCGGAAGGCCTCCGGGGGCGCCCTCAGGGGGGAAGGGCTGAAGGCTGCCCGAGGGTATGGACCAGGAGTCCCTCCTCCTCCGCCTTCTCCTCCTGCACGAGGTTACGGCGGGCTTTTCTGAGCCCCCCTTTCTGGAGGTGCTCGGCCGGGCAGAGCGGGGGGTGGAATGGGTCTTTCCTGGGGCCAGGCTGTTGGCCCTGCTTCCCGAGGAGGCCAGGGGCCTCCCCAGGCGGGGCCTGGGGCGCTTTCGCGGCCTCTTGGGGTACGGGGCCTACTTCCCTGGTCCCCCTTTGCCCTTCTACCTCTTCCTGGAGCACCCCAAGGTGGAAAGCCCCCAGGAACTGCGCCTCGCGGCCCTCTTCATGGAGCACCTCCTGGCGGCCCTAAGGGGCGCGGGCTACCGGGAGGAGCTGGAGCGCCAGGCCCGCACCGACTGGCTCACGGGCCTGGGCAACCGCCGCGCCCTGGAGCGGGCGCTCCGGGAGGGGCTGGCCCGGGGCGAGGTCCTGATGGTCCTGGACCTGGACGGCCTGAAGGCGGTGAACGACCGGGAGGGGCACCTGGCCGGGGACGCCCTCCTCAGGCGGCTCGGGGCCTGCCTCCAGGCCCTGGCCCTGTCCCACGGGGGGCGGGGTTTCCGCCTAGGGGGGGACGAGTTCGCCCTGATCCTGCCGGAGAGGGCCTTGGGAGAGGCTCGGCGGGCCCTGGAGGCCTTCCCCGTGAGCCTGGGGGTGGCGCGGGCCGAGGAGGGCCAAGGCCAGGCCCTTCTGGAGCTGGCCGACCGGAGGATGTACCGGGCCAAGCGC from Thermus islandicus DSM 21543 includes these protein-coding regions:
- a CDS encoding GGDEF domain-containing protein encodes the protein MDQESLLLRLLLLHEVTAGFSEPPFLEVLGRAERGVEWVFPGARLLALLPEEARGLPRRGLGRFRGLLGYGAYFPGPPLPFYLFLEHPKVESPQELRLAALFMEHLLAALRGAGYREELERQARTDWLTGLGNRRALERALREGLARGEVLMVLDLDGLKAVNDREGHLAGDALLRRLGACLQALALSHGGRGFRLGGDEFALILPERALGEARRALEAFPVSLGVARAEEGQGQALLELADRRMYRAKRRKRAKPPWRRPGGPKGGRGGFP